TGGCGCACAGCTCGCCCGTCCGCTGCTGGTTGGCTGGGGCGCGTCTCAAACCGCGCTCGAGCGCGCCGAGCAAGTGCTCGATCAAATCAACCTGACCAGCTCCTGATTGTTCGCGCGTCAACGAACGCGCTGTAAGCCACGAGGGAAATCATATGTTGTTCTTTTCGCCTACCGCATTCGCTGCCGGCGCCGCCGGCTGGACCTTCGCTGAGTATGCCCTCCACCGCTGGCTCGGCCACGCGAAGCAGCCCAAGAAGACTTCCTCGGGGAAAGGCTCACTGCTGAGCGGGGACTTCGGCCCCGAGCACCGCACGCACCACGCGGACACGACGTACTTCGCACCCACCTCGCGCAAGCTCAAAGCTGCCGCGATGCTGGTGCCAGCGCTCGGAGCTGGCGCGAGCTTGCTCGTCGGTCCGCGCCGCGGGCTCTCCTTCGCGCTCGGCTTCGCGAGTTGCTACGCGGGCTACGAGGTCGTGCACCGACGCATCCATACCCACGCCCCGCGTGGACCGTACAGCCGCTGGACGAGGCGCCATCACCTGTCCCATCACTTCAACGCAAAGATCAATCACGGCGTTACCACCCCCATCTGGGACGTGGTGTTCAACACCTATCAACCGCCAGGCAAAGTGCGCGTGCCCTCTCGCATCGTGCAACACTGGATGATCGACAGCGAAGGCAAGCTGAAGCCAGAGTTCGCTGACGACTACGAGCTGGTGGGCAAGGCGCGCCCCGAGCCGAACAGTCCTGTCGAGACGGCGAGCGCGCCCGCCTAAGCGCACTCAGTCACGCTTCAAGTAGCCGGCCTCGTCGAGCGCCATCAGATAGCCACCTAGCCAGCGGCCCTGCTCGTCCAGCGCTGCTGGGGTGGAGATCGCAGCCAGCACCGCGCGTCCCCGCGCGGCCCAGTCCCGCTCTGCGTCAGCGCCGAGCCGCAACAAGAACCGCGCGGTGAGCACGTTCGCGCCGAAGGGATGCCGCCGCTTCGCGAACACGCCCGCCGCGTCCTTGTCGGGGCTGACCGCCCAGTAGGCGTTGAGCTGTTCGTCCCACAGCGCGTCGAGCGCCGTCGCGATGCGCAACGCGGCGCTGTTCAGTTCACTGGCTGCCGCGGCGTCTGTGTCGCGCAGCGCCGCGGCCAAGCGCACATAGGCAAAGCCGAGGCTCGCGGCGTCCGCCAAGTGATAGCGACCGCTGCCCTTCGCCGCGTGCTTCACCCGGCCGTCTGGCAGCACGTGGCTCTTCATGAGGTTCCGCGCGGTAGGCAACGCTCGCTCCAGAGCAGAGCGCTCGCCAGCCTGTCCTAGCGCCGCGAGGGCACTAAGCCAGAGGCCGCTCTCTTCGGCGTACACGTGGGTGTCGACGCGAGGTACACCGAGCTTCAGTCGCTCGGCCTCGGACTTCGCGTAGTAGATCTTCCCGTCGACGAAGCGACTCCCGCGATCATGCGCGCCGACATCGGCGTCTTGGCTGACGTAGTAGCCGGCGCTGTTCGGTGCTGCCAGAAAGCGGTCGACGTAGCGCGCGATCGCCGCAGCCCATTTCAAGAAGCGTGGGTCACGGGTCAACCTGTAGGCTTCGGCGTACGCCGCCAGGTTCGCCGCTTGAAACGTCATCAATTTCTCGTAGTGGGGTGCTTTCCACGTGCTGCCGTCGGAGTACTGGTAGATGCCGCCCCACACCGGGTCGATCAGCGCCGCTTGCTGACGGAGGCTGAACAGCGCTCGTTGCCGCGCGGCATTGTCTCTCGCGCCGCGCAACACCTCGAACTCCGCATTCTCTCCGAGTGGCGCCTTCTGGCGCATGCCCCAGCCGCCCTGCTCAGCATCGTAGTAGGAGTCGAAGTCTCTGAGCGCACGCTGTGCGACCCAAGGCATCGCGTCCAGCGTGGCGGAGGCGACGCCAGGCTCCAGTGACTCCTCATCCGGGCGGGTGGCGCTGTTCGCACGCTGCAGGATCTCCAGGAGCTCGTCCGGCTCGAGGTAGCCGCGGTACTTCCCAAGCTCCTCGGCGTCGGGGCTCAGCAGAATCGTGGCAGGCCAGCCCCACTCGGAGTAGCGCTCTTCGATGTCGGGGCGCGAGTCGACATCCACGCGGATCACGACGAAGCGATCCCGCAGTAGCTTGCCAACCCGCGGGTCGCGATACGTCGTCTCTTCCATCACGTGGCACCAGTGGCACCACACTGCAGCCCCGTGGAGCAGGATGAAGCGGCGCTCCTTGCGCGCCCGCTCGAACGTCGCGCTCGACCAAGATGCGAACGCGAAGGCTTGTTCGCCGCCGCGCTCCCGCGCGAGCGCGATGTTCACCCTATCGGGCGTGCCCTCACGCACCAGGTGCGGTGCTGCCGCGGGCTCGCCACGGCTCGCGCATCCCGCAAGTGCCAGTAAAACCAGCGCGCTCAGCGCGCCGTGCCGCCGGGGAGCCCAACGCCGTGTACTCGCGGCCATGCAGCGAGTTACGCCTCAGCAGGGCCGCCGGATCGGATCGGCTGCGAAGTTCTAGTGATGTCCGAAAATGGCCAGTTTGGGTCCGGCCCCGGGTGTACCACTATTGACGTGACCAA
This Polyangiaceae bacterium DNA region includes the following protein-coding sequences:
- a CDS encoding sterol desaturase family protein, with the protein product MLFFSPTAFAAGAAGWTFAEYALHRWLGHAKQPKKTSSGKGSLLSGDFGPEHRTHHADTTYFAPTSRKLKAAAMLVPALGAGASLLVGPRRGLSFALGFASCYAGYEVVHRRIHTHAPRGPYSRWTRRHHLSHHFNAKINHGVTTPIWDVVFNTYQPPGKVRVPSRIVQHWMIDSEGKLKPEFADDYELVGKARPEPNSPVETASAPA
- a CDS encoding thioredoxin domain-containing protein, translated to MAASTRRWAPRRHGALSALVLLALAGCASRGEPAAAPHLVREGTPDRVNIALARERGGEQAFAFASWSSATFERARKERRFILLHGAAVWCHWCHVMEETTYRDPRVGKLLRDRFVVIRVDVDSRPDIEERYSEWGWPATILLSPDAEELGKYRGYLEPDELLEILQRANSATRPDEESLEPGVASATLDAMPWVAQRALRDFDSYYDAEQGGWGMRQKAPLGENAEFEVLRGARDNAARQRALFSLRQQAALIDPVWGGIYQYSDGSTWKAPHYEKLMTFQAANLAAYAEAYRLTRDPRFLKWAAAIARYVDRFLAAPNSAGYYVSQDADVGAHDRGSRFVDGKIYYAKSEAERLKLGVPRVDTHVYAEESGLWLSALAALGQAGERSALERALPTARNLMKSHVLPDGRVKHAAKGSGRYHLADAASLGFAYVRLAAALRDTDAAAASELNSAALRIATALDALWDEQLNAYWAVSPDKDAAGVFAKRRHPFGANVLTARFLLRLGADAERDWAARGRAVLAAISTPAALDEQGRWLGGYLMALDEAGYLKRD